The following proteins are encoded in a genomic region of Fusarium oxysporum f. sp. lycopersici 4287 chromosome 1, whole genome shotgun sequence:
- a CDS encoding DNA-directed RNA polymerase II subunit RPB3 — protein MHIYSQGLSSHCCENSPSLFHLRLHLLILAVSNPFYFTHVNLPITVFATRDTAPTLLVDSFRRATLANMDGMDYDPMVMDGEPEQPQVKISAADHTHVDFELSKTNLAFANAVRRIIQAEVPTIAIDLVEIETNSSVLADEFIAHRLGLIPLDSKGVDELNYSRDCDCEQYCEQCSVTLTLHAKCTSDEIMKVYARDLVVDGRHMNGVGSPVITDPEGYGCLIAKLRKGQELKISCIAKKGIAKEHAKWMPTSAVGFEYDPHNKLHHIDWWFENDTDPAVEWPKSKYAEWEEPPQEGEPFDYDAVPNRFYFEVETSGSMEPDQIVQNGIRVLQQKIGGLLKGLDPRKYGGDEAEFDGPRSPDMNMDGGTTPWQDGGYTTPYGGGGGQTAYGGGMTAYGTTPYGGSSWQ, from the exons ATGCACATCTACAGTCAGGGCCTCAGTTCGCATTGTTGCGAAAACTCGCCCTCTTTATTCCATTTACGCCTTCACCTTTTGATCCTCGCAGTTTCCAATCCTTTTTACTTTACGCACGTCAACCTTCCAATAACGGTTTTTGCTACTCGCGACACTGCGCCTACTCTGCTAGTTGATTCTTTCAGGCGCGCGACGCTTGCAAATATGGATGGAATGGATTATGACCCGATGGTGATGGATGGGGAGCCAGAGCAGCCCCAAGTGAAGATCTCTGCG GCCGATCACACCCACGTCGATTTCGAGCTATCAAAGACGAACCTTGCTTTCGCCAATGCCGTGCGGCGAATCATCCAGGCAGAAGTGCCCACGATCGCCATTGACCTGGTCGAGATCGAGACCAACAGCTCCGTGCTGGCCGACGAGTTCATCGCCCACCGCCTGGGTCTGATTCCTCTCGACTCAAAAGGAGTTGACGAGCTCAACTACTCACGAGACTGCGACTGCGAGCAGTACTGCGAACAATGCAGTGTCACTCTGACACTGCACGCGAAGTGCACGTCCGACGAAATTATGAAGGTGTATGCGCGGGATCTGGTGGTGGATGGTCGTCATATGAATGGAGTGGGAAGCCCAGTGATCACAGATCCGGAGGGTTACGGCTGCTTGATCGCGAAGCTGCGCAAGGGCCAAGAATTGAAGATTAGCTGCATTGCCAAGAAGGGAATCGCAAAGGAGCACGCCAAGTGGATGCCTACATCTGCGGTCGGTTTTGAGTATGATCCTCATAACAAACTGCACCATATTGACTGGTGGTTTGAAAACGACACAGACCCTGCTGTTGAATG GCCCAAGAGCAAATATGCTGAGTGGGAAGAGCCTCCTCAAGAAGGCGAACCCTTTGATTACGATGCAGTTCCAAACAGGTTCTACTTCGAGGTTGAAACATCAGGGAGCATGGAACCTGACCAAATCGTGCAAAACGGTATTAGAGTTTTGCAACAAAAGATCGGTGGTCTTCTCAAGGGCCTAGACCCTAGGAAGTATGGCGGTGACGAAGCTGAGTTCGATGGTCCTCGAAGTCCTGATATGAACATGGACGGCGGTACCACACCTTGGCAGGATGGAGGGTACACTACGCCttatggtggtggtggcggccAGACGGCGTACGGAGGTGGCATGACAGCCTACGGAACAACACCGTACGGAGGATCCTCTTGGCAGTAA